The DNA segment TCGTCTTCAGAAAGATTGTTGTCTTTTCCTTCTGAAGAGCTGTAGTGTTCTCCGCCAGGAAGGCTCCTGTAGTATTCTTCTGGGGGGCACTTATCTTTTGAGTCTGGGAATCGCGTACACTTCTTGGAACGCCGTTAGACACTGCTTGAAAATCAGTCATCTTCTGAAACGCTGTAGTTCTTCTTTACTCTAAGGCTATCTTAGTCGTCTTTTGGAAATCAATTGCCTTCTTCTTCTGGGAAACTTGTCTAGGTAAGCCATTGGCGTCTTCGTGAAACTCTGCCATCTTCTCTTGGAAAGCTGTTGTTCTTTTCTCTTGAAGCTGTCGTGGTCTTAGAGGTTCTCCTGGAAGGAGCTTGTAGTCGTCCCCTAGAAGGCAGATGTGTTTCGATTTTGGGAAACTGCGCATTTGTCCTGGAAAGCCATTGGCGTCTTCGTGAAACTCTGCCATCTTCTCTTGGAAAGCTGTTCTTTTCTCTTGAGTGTAAAGTGAAGTGATTGTCTTTTGAAAGggagttgttctttgcatcagGGAAGCTGTAGTTCTTCTTTACTCTAAAGCTATCTTAGTCGTCTTTTGGAAATCAGTTGCCTTCTTCTTCTGGTAAACTTGTCTAGGTAAGCCACTGGCGTCTTCGTGAAACTCTGCCATCTTCACTTGGAAAGCTGTTGTTCTTTTCTCTTGAAGCTGTCGTGGTCTTAGAGGTTCTCCTGGAAGGAGCTTGTAGTCGTCCCCTAGAAGGCAGATGTGTTTCGATTTTGGGAAACTGCGCATTTGTCCTGGAAAGCCATTGGCGTCTTCGTGAAACTCTGCCATCTTCTCTTGGAAAGCTGTTCTTTTCTCTTGAGTGTAAAGTGAAGTGATTGTCTTTTGAAAGggagttgttctttgcatcagGGAAGCTGTAGTTCTTCTTTACTCTAAGGCTATCTTAGTCGTCTTTTGGAAATCAGTTGCCTTCTTCTTCTGGGAAACTTGTCTAGGTAAGCCACTGGCGTCTTCGTGAAACTCTGCCATCTTCACTTGGAAAGCTGTTGTTCTTTTCTCTTGAAGCTGTCGTGGTCTTAGAGGTTCTCCTGGAAGGAGCTTGTAGTCGTCCCCTAGAAGGCAGATGTGTTTCGATTTTGGGAAACTGCGCATTTGTCCTGGAAAGCCATTGGCGTCTTCGTGAAACTCTGCCATCTTTTCTTGGAAAGCTGTTCTTTTCTCTTGAGTGTAAAGTGAAGTGATTGTCTTTTGAAAGGGAGTTGTTCTTCGCTTCAGGGAAGCTGTAGTTCTTCTTTACTCTAAGGCTATCTTAGTCGTCTTTTGGAAATCAGTTGCCTTCTTCTTCTGGGAAACTTGTCTAGGTAAGCCATTGGCGTCTTCGTGAAACTCTGCCATCTTCTCTTGGAAAGCTGTTGTTCTTTTCTCTTGAAGCTGTCGTGGTCTTAGAGGTTCTCCTGGAAGGAGCTTGTAGTCGTCCCCTAGAAGGCAGATGTGTTTCGATTTTGGGAAACTGCGCATTTGTCCTGGAAAGCCATTGGCGTCTTCGTGAAACTCTGCCATCTTCTCTTGGAAAGCTGTTCTTTTCTCTTGAGTGTAAAGTGAAGTGATTGTCTTTTGAAAGggagttgttctttgcatcagGGAAGCTGTAGTTCTTCTTTACTCTAAAGCTATCTTAGTCGTCTTTTGGAAATCAGTTGCCTTCTTCTTCTGGTAAACTTGTCTAGGTAAGCCACTGGCGTCTTCGTGAAACTCTGCCATCTTCACTTGGAAAGCTGTTGTTCTTTTCTCTTGAAGCTGTCGTGGTCTTAGAGGTTCTCCTGGAAGGAGCTTGTAGTCGTCCCCTAGAAGGCAGATGTGTTTCGATTTTGGGAAACTGCGCATTTGTCCTGGAAAGCCATTGGCGTCTTCGTGAAACTCTGCCATCTTCTCTTGGAAAGCTGTTCTTTTCTCTTGAGTGTAAAGTGAAGTGATTGTCTTTTGAAAGggagttgttctttgcatcagGGAAGCTGTAGTTCTTTACTCTAAGGCTATCTTAGTCGTCTTTTGGAAATCAGTTGCCTTCTTCTTCTGGGAAACTTGTCTAGGTAAGCCACTGGCGTCTTCGTGAAACTCTGCCATCTTCACTTGGAAAGCTGTTGTTCTTTTCTCTTGAAGCTGTCGTGGTCTTAGAGGTTCTCCTGGAAGGAGCTTGTAGTCGTCCCCTAGAAGGCAGATGTGTTTCGATTTTGGGAAACTGCGCATTTGTCCTGGAAAGCCATTGGCGTCTTCGTGAAACTCTGCCATCTTTTCTTGGAAAGCTGTTCTTTTCTCTTGAGTGTAAAGTGAAGTGATTGTCTTTTGAAAGGGAGTTGTTCTTCGCTTCAGGGAAGCTGTAGTTCTTCTTTACTCTAAGGCTATCTTAGTCGTCTTTTGGAAATCAGTTGCCTTCTTCTTCTGGGAAACTTGTCTAGGTAAGCCATTGGCGTCTTCGTGAAACTCTGCCATCTTCACTTGGAAAGCTGTTGTTCTTATCTCTTGAAGCTGTCGTGGTCTTAGAGGTTCTCCTGGAAGGAGCTTGTTGTCGTCCCCTAGAAGGCAGATGTGTTTCGATTTTGGGAAACTGCGCATTTGTCCTGGAAAGCCATTGGCGTCTTCGTGAAACTCTGCCATCTTCTCTTGGAAAGCTGTTCTTTTCTCTTGAGTGTAAAGTGAAGTGATTGTCTTTTGAAAGggagttgttctttgcatcagGGAAGCTGTAGTTCTTCTTTACTCTAAGGCTATCTTAGTCGTCTTTTGGAAATCAGTTGCCTTCTTCTTCTGGGAAACTTGTCTAGGTAAGCCATTGGCGTCTTCGTGAAACTCTGCCATCTTCTCTTGGAAAGCTGTTCTTTTCTTTTGAGTGTAAAGTGAAATGATTGTCTTTTGAAAGGGAGTTGTTCTTCGCTTCAGGGAAGCTGTAGTTCTTCTTTACTCTAAGGCTATCTTAGTCGTCTTTTGGAAATCGGTTGCCTTCTTCTTCTGGGAAACTTGTCTAGGTAAGCCATTGGCGTCTTCGTTAAACTCTGCCATCTTCACTTGGAAAGCTGTTGTTCTTTTCTCTTGAAGCTGTCGTGTTCTTAGATGTTCTCCTGGAAGGAGCTTGTAGTCGTCCCCTAGAAGGCAGATGTGTTTCGATTCTGGGAAACTGCGCAATGTTCCGAAAAGCCATTGGCGTCTGCGTGAAACTCTGCCATCTTCTCTTGAAAAGCTGTTCTTTTCTTTTGAGTGTAAAGTGAAGTGATTGTCTTTTGAAAGGGAGTTGTTCTCTGCTTCAGGGAAGCTGTAGTTCTTCTTTACTCTAAGGCTATCTTAGTCCTCTTTTGGAAATCAGTTGCCTTCTTCTTCTGGGAAACTTGTCTAGGAAAGCCATTGGTGTCTTCGTGAAACTCTGCCATCTTCACTCGGAAAGCTATTGTTCTTTTCTCTTGAAGCTGGCGTGGTCTTAGAGGTTCTCCTGGAAGGAGCTCGTAGTCGTCTCCTAGAAGGCAGATGTGTTTCGATTTTGGGAAACTGCACATTTGTCCTGGAAAGCCATTGGCGTCTTCGTGAAACTCTGCCATCTTCTCTTGGAAAGCTGTTCTTTTCTCATGACAGTCAAGTGAAGTGATTGTCTTTTGAAAGGGAGTTGTTCTTTGCTTCAGGGAAGCTGTAGTTCTCTTCTCTTGGAAGGGTCTATTTTCGTCTTCTTGAAGGCAGTTATAGTCGTCTTCTGGAAGGCAGCTCTGTTTTGCTTCTGAGAGACTGCACACGCCAACTGGAAAACCGTTGGGGTATACTTGAATCGCTGTCATCTATTGGAATTCTGTCGTAGTCGTCTATTCGTTTTGGGAAGCTGGGCACTTCGAATGGAAAACTATTTGTAGTCCTCGCTGAAATCGGTCATCTACTTCTAGAAAGTTCTCATTGTCTCTTTCTGCTCTTGTAGTCTATTTCTGCAAAGCAGTTGTCTGGAAATAAGCGTTCGTCTTCTTAAAAGTCTTTAGCGTCTACATGAAATTCGTCAGTCTTCTGAAGTTCTTTTCTCCTGGAATGCTGGTCATGATCGTAGTGGTTGTCTAATGAAAGGGAGTTGTTCTTTCCTTCTGGGGAACTAGTAGTCTCTTCTCCTACAAGGCTGTTGTAACCGTCTTCTGGAAGGCTCTTCTTGAGCCTGGTTCTACCGTAACTCTCCTGGAAAGCTCTTGGAGTCTCAGGGAAATTCTGCGATCTTGTTCTCCTCTCCTCGTCTACCTTGGTCGTCCTCGTGTTGTAGTCGTCTTCTGGAAGTCTTCTGGAAGTTGCTCTTCTGCGAACTTTGCTTGGAAAGCTTTCGTTCTCATATTCTGGAGAACAGTTCTCTTCTTCTTCATCCTCTTCTCCTGGAAAGCCGACATCTTCTCCTGGATAGCTGTCATCCTCTTCTCCTAGAAAGCCGTGATCCTCGTCGCCTGGAAAGTTTTTGTTCTCTTCTTCTGGTAATCTGATGAACTCGTCTCCTGACAAACTGTTTTTCCTCATCTCCATCATCCGTTTTTTCTTAGGGGAAACAAAATGTTACTCATTCTTGTATATCAGTCCCAGAAGAGCAACACAGTCGTGGGACGGAATGTGACGTTTGCCTAGAACAGAATATGTCAGATAggtattttcaacattttttaatCCTAGAAATTACCATTTTGATGATCGTCCCCATTATAGAACCTACAAATTGTCCAGCTGTTCTGTCGGAAGGAGTAACTCATCTGGATTATTATAATTCTGATGCTTGCCATTACACATCTCTTAATTCCCTTTAACATCGAACTAGGTAATTTTGAAGCAAATATATAAATTGATTAATTTCATATGTTCTCCTCAGAGAATCCACGATCGATAACCATGGTTGATTGAATATCGATTCCTGAAAAATATATGGTTAGGTCGGTCCTCGCTTTACACGGTGCATTTGTTTTACTCACCATAAGAATGTAGTGGGCTTTCTCTGCCATCATTCTGGATTATCCACTGAATGTGAAGTACAATGAATTTGCTTACAAACGCAGAGGTATGGATGATCTTGAAGTTCCTTCCGAAGTCGTTTGTCAACCAAAGTTGTCTTGGGGTCTTGCGAATCCGAAAGATGGATGTGATTTATTCCATTTGTAATACTTCAACTTTGATGCCTATAAAAGAATAAACTACGCCTTCTTCTTACTCGCTGCTGCAACCCTCCTGTATGTCTTATGATTTCCATAGCAATTTTTATTGAAGGTGGTTATTGTTGATTGCACTGGTGATTCTTTGATGCCTATAAAAGAAATTGTTATGCTTGTCTCATCTTACTCGCTGCTGTCTCATTTCTGTTCATCTTCTTGAAGATCTTTCTGGCTGCATAAGTCACGAAAATATGTTTTGTGGCCTCCatagttatttttttcttgaagctgGTTATGGTTGATTGCATTTGTGATTCTTTGATGCCTACAAAAGAAGTTGTTATGCTTGTCTCATCTTACTCGCTGCTGTCTCATTTCTGTTCATCTTCTTGAAGATCTTTCTGGCGGCATAAGTCACGAAAAGATGTCTTGTGGCCTccatagttattttttttttgaagctgGTTATGGTTGATTGCATTTGTGATTCTTTGATGCCTACAAAAGAAGTTGTTATGCTTATCTCATCTTACTCGCTGCTGTCTCATTTCTGTTCATCTTCTTGAAGATTTTTCTGGCGGCATAAGTCACGAAAAGATGTCTTGTTGTCTCccatagttatttttttttcttgaagctgGTTATGGTTGATTGCATTTGTGATTCTTTGATGCCTACAAAAGGAGTTCTTATGCTTATCTCATCTTACTCGCTGCTGCTTCATTTCTGTTCATCTTCTTGAAGATCTATCTGGCTGCATAAGTCACGAAAATATGTCTTGTGGTCCCCatagttatttttttcttgaagctgGTTATGGTTGATTGCATTTGTGATTCTTTGATGCCTAAAAAAGAAGTTGTTATGCTTGTCTCATCTTACTCGCTGCTGTTTCATTTCTGTTCATCTTCTTGAAGATCTATCTGGCTGCATAAGTCACGAAAATATGTCTTGTGGTCCCCatagttatttttttcttgaagctgGTTATGGTTGATTGCATTTGTGATTCTTTGATGCCTACAAAAGGAGTTCTTATGCTTATCTCATCTTACTCGCTGCTGTTTCATTTCTGTTAATCTTCTTGAAGATCTTTCTGGCGGCATAAGTCACGAAAAGATGTCTTGTGGCCCCCatagttatttttttcttgaagctgGTTATGGTTGATTGCATTTTTGATTCTTTGATGCCTACAAAAGAAGTTGTTATGCTTGTCTCATCTTACTCGCTGCTGTCTCATTTCTGTTCATCTTCTTGAAGATCTTTCTGGCTGCATAAGTCACGAAAAGATGTTTTGTGGCCTCCatagttatttttttcttgaagctgGTTATGGTTGATTGCATTTGTGATTCTTTGATGCCTACAAAAGAAGTTGTTATGCTCGTCTCATCTTACTCGCTGCTGTCTCATTTCTGTTCATCTTCTTGAAGATCTTTCTGGCGGCATAAGTCACGAAAAGATGTCTTGTGGCCCCCatagttatttttttcttgaagctgGTTATGGTTGATTGCATTTGTGATTCTTTGATGCCTACAAAAGAAGTTGTTATGCTTGTCTCATCTTACTCGCTGCTGTTTCATTTCTGTTTATCTTCTTGAAGATCTTTCTGGCTGCATAAGTCACGAAAATATGTCTTGTGGCCTCCatagttatttttttcttgaagctgGTTATGGTTGATTGCATTTGTGATTCTTTGATGCCTACAAAAGAAGTTGTTATGCTCGTCTCATCTTACTCGCTGCTGTCTCATTTCTGTTCATCTTCTTGAAGATCTTTCTGGCGGCATAAGTCACGAAAAGATGTCTTGTAGCCTCCATAGTTATTCTTTTCTTGAAGCTGGTTATGGTTGATTGCATTTGTGATTCTTTGATGCCTACAAAAGAAGTTGTTATGCTTATCTCATCTTACTCGCTGCTGTTTCATTTCTGTTCATCTTCTTGAAGATCTTTCTGGCTGCATAAGTCACGAAAATATGTCTTGTGGCCTCCatagttatttttttcttgaagctgGTTATAGTTGATTGCATTTGTGATTCTTTGATGCCTACAAAAGAAGTTGTTATGCTTGTCTCATCTTACTCGCTGCTGTCTCATTTCTGTTCATCTTCTTGAAGATCTTTCTGGCGGCATAAGTCACAAAAAGATGTCTTGTGGCCTCCatagttatttttttcttgaagctgGTTATGGTTGATTGCATTTGTGATTCTTTGATGCCTACAAAAGAAGTTCTTATGCTTATCTCATCTTACTCGCTGCTGTTTCATTTCTGTTCATCTTCTTGAAGATCTTTCTGGCGGCATAAGTCACGAAAAGATGTCTTGTTGTCTCCCatagttatttttttcttgaagctgGTTATAGTTGATTGCATTTGTGATTCTTTGATGCCTACAAAAGAAGTTGTCATGCTTATCTCATCTTACTCGCTGCTGTCTCTTTCTGTTCATCTTCTTGAAGATCTTTCTGGCGGCATAAGTCACGAAAAGATGTCTTGTTGTCTCCCatagttatttttttcttgaagctgGTTATGGTTGATTGCATTTGTGATTCTTTGATGCCTTCAAAAGAAGTTGTTATGCTTATTTCATCTTACTCGCTGCTGTCTCTTTCTGTTCATCTTCTTGAAGATCTTTCTGGCGGCATAAGTCACGAAAAGATGTCTTGTTGTCTCCCatagttatttttttcttgaagctgGTTATAGTTGATTGCATTTGTGATTCTTTGATGCCTACAAAAGAAGTTGTTATGCTTATTTCATCTTACTTGCTGCTGTCTCATTTCTGTTCATCTTCTTGAAGATCTTTCTGGCTGCATAAGTCACGAAAAGATGTCTTGTTGTCTCCCAcagttatttttttcttgaagctgGTTATGGTTGATTGCATTTGTGATTCTTTGATGCCTACAAAAGAAGTTGTTATGCTTATTTCATCTTACTTGCTGCTGTCTCATTTCTGTTCATCTTCTTGAAGATCTTTCTGGCGGCATAAGTCACGAAAAGATGTCTTGTGGCCTCCatagttatttttttcttgaagctgGTTATGGTTGATTGCATTTGTGATTCTTTGATGCCTTCAAAAGAAGTTGTTATGCTTATTTCATCTTACTCGCTGCTGTCTCTTTCTGTTCATCTTCTTGAAGATCTTTCTGGCGGCATAAGTCACGAAAATATGTCTTGTTGTCTCCCatagttatttttttcttgaagctgGTTATAGTTGATTGCATTTGTGATTCTTTGATGCCTACAAAAGAAGTTGTTATGCTTATTTCATCTTACTTGCTGCTGTCTCATTTCTGTTCATCTTCTTGAAGATCTTTCTGGCTGCATAAGTCACGAAAAGATGTCTTGTTGTCTCCCatagttatttttttcttgaagctgGTTATGGTTGATTGCATTTGTGATTCTTTGATGCCTACAAAAGAAGTTGTTATGCTTATTTCATCTTACTTGCTGCTGTCTCATTTCTGTTCATCTTCTTGAAGATCTTTCTGGCGGCATAAGTCACGAAAAGATGTCTTGTTGTCTCCCatagttatttttttcttgaagctgGTTATAGTTGATTGCATTTGTGATTCTTTGATGCCTACAAAAGAAGTTGTTATGCTTATTTCATCTTACTTGCTGCTGTCTCATTTCTGTTCATCTTCTTGAAGATCTTTCTGGCTGCATAAGTCACGAAAAGATGTCTTGTTGTCTCCCatagttatttttttcttgaagctgGTTATGGTTGATTGCATTTGTGATTCTTTGATGCCTACAAAAGAAGTTGTTATGCTTATTTCATCTTACTTGCTGCTGTCTCATTTCTGTTCATCTTCTTGAAGATCTTTCTGGCGGCATAAGTCACGAAAAGATGTCTTGTTGTCTCCCatagttatttttttcttgaagctgGTTATAGTTGATTGCATTTGTGATTCTTTGATGCCTACAAAAGAAGTTGTCATGCTTATCTCATCTTACTCGCTGCTGTCTCTTTCTGTTCATCTTCTTGAAGATCTTTCTGGCGGCATAAGTCACGAAAAGATGTCTTGTGGCCTCCatagttatttttttcttgaagctgGTTATGGTTGATTGCATTTGTGATTCTTTGATGCCTACAAAAGAAGTTGTTATGCTTATTTCATCTTACTCGCTGCTGTCTCTTTCTGTTCATCTTCTTGAAGATCTTTCTGGCGGCATAAGTCACGAAAAGATGTCTTGTTGTCTCCCatagttattttttttcttgaagctgGTTATGGTTGATTGCATTTGTGATTCTTTGATGCCTACAAAAGAAGTTGTTATGCTTATCTCATCTTACTCGCTGCTGTCTCATTTCTGTTCATCTTCTTGAAGATCTTTCTGGCGGCATAAGTCACGAAAAGATGTCTTGTGGCCTCCatagttatttttttcttgaagctgGTTATGGTTGATTGCATTTGTGATTCTTTGATGCCTACAAAAGAAGTTGTTATGCTTATCTCATCTTACTCGCTGCTGTCCCATTTCTGTTCATCTTCTTGAAGATCTTTCTGGCGGCATAAGTCACGAAAAGATGTCTTGTGGCCTCCatagttatttttttcttgaagctgGTTATGGTTGATTGCATTTGTGATTCTTTGATGCCTACAAAAGAAGTTGTTATGCTCGTCTCATCTTACTCGCTGCTGTCCCATTTCTGTTAATCTTCTTGAAGATCTTTCTGGCGGCATAAGTCACGAAAAGATGTCTTGTGGCCTCCatagttatttttttcttgaagctgGTTATAGTTGATTGCATTTGTGATTCTTTGATGCCTACAAAAGAAGTTGTTATGCTTATCTCATCTTACTCGCTGCTGTCTCATTTCTGTTCATCTTCTTGAAGATCTTTCTGGCGGCATAAGTCACGAAAAGATGTCTTGTTGTCTCCCatagttattttttttcttgaagctgGTTATGGTTGATTGCATTTGTGATTCTTTGATGCCTACAAAAGAAGTTGTTATGCTCGTCTCATCTTACTCGCTGCTGTCTCATTTCTGTTCATCTTCTTGAAGATCTTTCTGGCGGCATAAGTCACGAAAAGATGTCTTGTGGCCCCCatagttatttttttcttgaagctgGTTATGGTTGATTGCATTTGTGATTCTTTGATGCCTACAAAAGAAGTTGTTATGCTTGTCTCATCTTACTCGCTGCTGTTTCATTTCTGTTTATCTTCTTGAAGATCTTTCTGGCTGCATAAGTCACGAAAATATGTCTTGTGGCCTCCatagttatttttttcttgaagctgGTTATGGTTGATTGCATTTGTGATTCTTTGATGCCTACAAAAGAAGTTGTTATGCTCGTCTCATCTTACTCGCTGCTGTCCCATTTCTGTTAATCTTCTTGAAGATCTTTCTGGCGGCATAAGTCACGAAAAGATGTCTTGTGGCCTCCatagttatttttttcttgaagctgGTTATAGTTGATTGCATTTGTGATTCTTTGATGCCTACAAAAGAAGTTGTTATGCTTATCTCATCTTACTCGCTGCTGTCTCATTTCTGTTCATCTTCTTGAAGATTTTTCTGGCGGCATAAGTCACGAAAAGATGTCTTGTTGTCTCCCatagttattttttttcttgaagctgGTTATGGTTGATTGCATTTGTGATTCTTTGATGCCTACAAAAGAAGTTGTTATGCTTATCTCATCTTACTCGCTGCTGTCTCATTTCTGTTCATCTTTTTGAGGATCATTTTGATGTCATATGTCACGAAAAGATGTCTCGGGGCCTCCATAGTATTTTTCCTGAAGTTGGTTATGGTTGATTGCATTTGTGATTCTTTGATGCCTACAAAAGAAGTCGTTATGCTTGTCACATCTCACTTGGTGCTCTCTCGTTGCTCCCCATCTTTTTGAAGACTTTTCGAATCATTTGTCTTGTTTCTTTTGAGCTGTTCTTCACGGAGAATCCCTTTTAGACCAGAAGGAAGGCGTTGCTTGATTGAATTTCGTTATTAAAGCTTTTATGCCTGCAATAGAATTCGTTATGCTATCACGTCTTACTTGGTTCTCTTTCGTTGTTGCCCATCTTTTTGAAACCATTCGTCCCAAAACAATGGCATGTTTCCTTTGAGCTGCTCTTTACGAAGAGTTCCTTGTAGACCAGAAGGATTGCGTTGCTTGATTGACTTTTGTTATTATAGCTTTTATGCCTGCACAAGAAGTCGTTATGCCTGTCACGTCTTACTTTGTTCGGTCCAGTTGTTGCCCATCTTTTTGACTTTTCAAACCATTCGTCACAAAACAATCTTGGTTCTTTCGAACTGGTCTTCACGAAGTATTCCTTGTAGACCAGAAGGACGGCTATGCTTGATTTGAATTCGTTTCATTATAGATTTGATGCCTGCAAAAGAATTCGTTATGCTGGTCACGTCTTACGTGGTTCTCTCTTGTTTCTGCCGATCTTTCCGAAGACTTCTCGTCTTGTTTCTTTTGAGCTGTTCTTCACGAAGAATCCTTTGTAGACCAGATGGATGGCGTTGCTTGATTGAATTTTGTTATGATAGCTTTAATGCCTGCAAAAGAAGTCGTTATGCTGGTTACATCTTACTTGGTGCTGTCCCGTTGTTGTCCGTCTTTTTGAAGACTTTTCGTCTTGTTTCTTTTGAGCTGTTCTGCACGAAGAATTCCTTGTGGACCAGAAGGATGTCGTTGCTcgattgaattttttaattatagCTTTTATGCCTGCAAAAGAAGTCGTTATGCTGGTTACGTCTTACTTGGTGCTGTCCCGTTGTTATCCGTCTTTTTGAAGACTTTTTTCTTGTTTCTTTTGAGCTGTTCTGCACGAAGAATTCCTTGTGGACCAGAAGGATGTCGTTGCTCGATTGAATTTTGTAATTATAGCTTTTATGTCTGCAATAGAAGTCGTTATGCTGGTTATGTCTTACTTGGTGCTGTCCCGTTGTTGTCAGTCTTTTTGAAGACTTTTCGTCTTGTTTCTTTTGAGCTGTTCTGCACGAAGAATTCCTTGTGGACCAGAAGAATGTCGTTGCTCGATTGAATTTTGTAATTATAGCTTTTATGCCTGCAAAAGAAGTCGTTATGCTGGTTACATCTTACTTGGTGCTGTCCCGTTGTTGTCTTGTTGACTTTTCGAACCATTCGTCACAAAACAATGTTATGTTTCTCTTGAGGTGCTCTTTACGAAGAATTCTTTGTAGACCAGAAGTACAGCTGTGCTTGATTGAATGCGTTTCATTATAGCTTTGATGCCTGCAAAAGGAGTTGTTATGCGGTCACGTCTTACTTGGTACTTTCTCGTGGGTGCCCATCTATTTGAAGACTTTTTAACCATTCGTCACAAAACAATATCTTGTTTCATTTGAGTTGCTTGACTGGTTTTTTTATGGCTTTTATGTCTGCAAAAGAAGTCGTTATGCTTGTCACGTCTTACTTGGTAATGTCTCGTTGTTGCCCATTTTTTTTGAAGACTTTTCCAACAGTTCATCACAAATCAATATATTGTTTCTTTTGAGCTGTTCTGCGCGAAGAATCCCTTGTAGACCAGAAGGATGGCGTTGCCCGATTGAATATGATTTACTATAGCTTCGATACCTGCAAAATGGGTCGTTATGACGGTCAGGTCTTACTTGGTACTGTTGCCGTTGTTGCCCATCTTTTTGAAGACTTTTTATGCCATTCATCGCAAAACAATGCCTTATTTCTTTTGAGCTGTTCTTTTCGGAGAATCCCTTGTAGACCAGAAGGACGGTTGTGCTTGATTGAATTCGTTTCATTATAGCTTTGATGCCTGCAAAAGAAGTCGTTATGCTTGTCACGTCTTACTTGGTGCTCTCTCGTTGTTGCTCATCTTTTT comes from the Coccinella septempunctata chromosome 2, icCocSept1.1, whole genome shotgun sequence genome and includes:
- the LOC123308209 gene encoding uncharacterized protein LOC123308209, which encodes MMEMRKNSLSGDEFIRLPEEENKNFPGDEDHGFLGEEDDSYPGEDVGFPGEEDEEEENCSPEYENESFPSKVRRRATSRRLPEDDYNTRTTKVDEERRTRSQNFPETPRAFQESYGRTRLKKSLPEDGYNSLVGEETTSSPEGKNNSLSLDNHYDHDQHSRRKELQKTDEFHVDAKDF